From a single Lentisphaera profundi genomic region:
- a CDS encoding NADH:ubiquinone reductase (Na(+)-transporting) subunit D → MSDTMKAFKDPFVINNPIAVQVLGICSALAVTTQIKPAFTMAIAVTAVMGLSNLTVSLLRKQIPNKIRIIIELTIISTLVILVDQILKAYAYDISRQLSVFVGLIITNCIVMGRAEAYALHNPPVPALMDGIGNGLGYGIVLVIVAFFRELFGVGKLLGYDILTTSENSLITVSADSWYKHNGLMVVPTGAFVIISLIVWIHHNYTKKFED, encoded by the coding sequence ATGTCTGATACCATGAAAGCTTTTAAAGATCCTTTTGTCATTAATAACCCGATTGCGGTTCAAGTACTTGGTATTTGTTCAGCTCTAGCGGTTACGACACAGATCAAGCCCGCCTTTACAATGGCAATTGCTGTAACAGCAGTTATGGGCCTTTCTAATTTAACTGTTTCTCTTTTAAGAAAACAGATTCCAAATAAGATTCGTATCATTATCGAATTAACGATTATTTCAACACTGGTAATTCTTGTTGACCAAATCTTAAAAGCCTATGCTTACGATATTTCTCGTCAGCTCTCCGTTTTTGTTGGTCTCATTATTACAAACTGTATCGTGATGGGTCGTGCAGAAGCTTATGCACTTCACAACCCACCAGTACCAGCACTAATGGATGGTATCGGTAATGGTCTCGGTTATGGTATAGTTCTTGTTATCGTTGCTTTCTTCCGTGAGCTATTCGGTGTGGGTAAACTTCTTGGTTACGACATTCTTACGACAAGTGAGAACAGTCTAATCACAGTAAGTGCTGACAGCTGGTATAAACACAATGGTCTGATGGTAGTTCCTACTGGTGCCTTTGTGATTATTTCCTTGATTGTTTGGATCCACCATAATTACACTAAAAAGTTCGAGGATTAA
- the nqrE gene encoding NADH:ubiquinone reductase (Na(+)-transporting) subunit E → MLELALKAIFIENMIFALFLGMCSYLAVSKKVDTSIGMGCAVWFVTTVTCPASWLVSEYFLKPGPQNIIGSLFNKPDLDLTFLTFVSYIALIAAMVQFLEMFIEKISAKLYGSLGVFLPLIAVNCAILGGSLMMNDKGFTFPEAAMFGFSGGFGWLMAIVVFAAIREKMQYSNVPKGMRGLGIAFLTCGLMAMAFMGFMGIKFPEKKVSESSSSEQVVIEQSATVELSAEKVATETTTKVEVAAEKAPEAPVAGDK, encoded by the coding sequence ATGTTAGAATTAGCATTAAAAGCAATCTTCATCGAAAATATGATTTTCGCACTTTTCCTTGGCATGTGCTCTTACTTAGCCGTATCAAAGAAAGTAGACACTTCAATTGGTATGGGTTGTGCCGTTTGGTTCGTTACTACAGTAACTTGCCCCGCGTCATGGCTCGTGTCTGAATACTTCCTTAAGCCTGGTCCCCAAAATATTATTGGTAGCTTATTCAATAAGCCTGATCTTGACTTAACGTTCTTAACTTTCGTTTCTTACATTGCACTTATTGCCGCAATGGTTCAGTTCCTCGAAATGTTCATTGAGAAAATCTCTGCTAAGCTTTACGGTTCACTCGGTGTGTTCCTTCCTTTGATCGCAGTAAACTGTGCGATTCTTGGTGGTTCACTAATGATGAATGATAAAGGCTTCACTTTTCCTGAAGCGGCAATGTTCGGTTTCTCTGGTGGCTTCGGCTGGCTCATGGCGATTGTAGTTTTTGCTGCGATTCGTGAAAAAATGCAGTACTCAAACGTGCCTAAAGGCATGCGCGGTCTTGGTATTGCTTTTTTAACTTGTGGTCTTATGGCTATGGCATTCATGGGTTTCATGGGTATCAAATTCCCAGAAAAGAAAGTTTCTGAATCAAGCTCTAGTGAGCAAGTTGTTATTGAGCAATCAGCAACAGTTGAACTTAGTGCTGAAAAAGTAGCTACTGAAACAACAACTAAAGTTGAAGTTGCTGCTGAAAAAGCACCTGAAGCTCCAGTTGCAGGAGATAAATAA
- the nqrF gene encoding NADH:ubiquinone reductase (Na(+)-transporting) subunit F, with product MNTLINAIDGGTVGAGIVVFLIIIIGLTIALMIAEGFLVTKGNVKILINEDQDAALEVESGSTLLDTLSNAGIQLPSACGGGGTCGVCVCKVISGGGDVLPTEKSHLSLKEQQEGLRLACQLKVKEDLEIEVEPEIFSIKKWECEVVSNENVATFIKEFIVELPPGETIDYRAGGYIQIEIPGYKDLKYSNFDIEEQYRGDWDHFKIFDNVANNPEPVVRAYSMASYPAEGNRLMLNVRIASPPPRLPNVPPGIASSYIFDCKKGDKVTISGPFGEFFMKDSDREIMFIGGGAGMAPMRSHIFDLFHTKKSGRKATFWYGARSKREMFYDDHFKKIEADFPNFKYYVGLSDPQAEDNWQIKKNLEDTEADGYTGFIHQVILENYLNNHEAPEEIEYYLCGPPMMNDAIQDMLFNLGVEKEMIAFDDFGS from the coding sequence ATGAATACACTTATTAACGCAATTGATGGTGGTACAGTAGGCGCAGGTATTGTCGTGTTCCTTATCATTATCATCGGTCTTACCATCGCTCTTATGATTGCTGAAGGCTTCCTTGTTACTAAGGGTAACGTAAAAATCCTTATTAACGAAGATCAAGACGCAGCACTAGAAGTGGAGAGTGGTTCGACATTACTTGATACACTTTCTAACGCAGGTATTCAGCTCCCATCAGCTTGTGGTGGTGGTGGTACTTGTGGCGTGTGTGTCTGTAAAGTGATCTCTGGTGGTGGCGATGTGCTCCCTACCGAGAAATCGCACCTTTCACTTAAAGAGCAGCAAGAAGGCCTTCGCCTCGCGTGTCAGCTTAAAGTTAAAGAAGATCTTGAGATCGAAGTTGAGCCAGAGATTTTCTCCATCAAAAAATGGGAATGCGAAGTTGTTTCAAACGAAAACGTCGCCACTTTCATTAAAGAATTTATTGTTGAACTCCCTCCAGGCGAGACCATCGATTACCGCGCAGGTGGTTATATTCAGATCGAGATTCCTGGTTACAAGGACCTCAAGTATTCAAATTTCGATATTGAAGAGCAGTACCGTGGCGATTGGGATCACTTCAAAATCTTTGACAATGTAGCTAACAATCCAGAACCAGTTGTACGTGCTTACTCAATGGCGTCTTATCCTGCAGAGGGTAATCGCTTGATGCTTAACGTTCGTATCGCATCTCCGCCCCCACGTTTACCAAATGTGCCCCCGGGTATTGCTTCTTCTTACATCTTTGATTGTAAGAAAGGTGACAAGGTAACGATTTCTGGACCATTCGGAGAGTTCTTCATGAAAGATAGTGATCGCGAGATCATGTTCATCGGTGGTGGTGCTGGTATGGCTCCAATGCGTTCACACATTTTCGACTTGTTCCACACTAAGAAATCTGGCCGTAAAGCTACTTTCTGGTATGGTGCACGTTCTAAGCGTGAAATGTTCTATGATGATCACTTCAAGAAAATTGAAGCTGATTTCCCGAACTTTAAGTACTACGTAGGTCTCTCTGATCCTCAGGCTGAAGATAATTGGCAGATCAAGAAAAACCTCGAAGATACTGAAGCCGATGGTTACACAGGTTTCATTCACCAAGTTATTCTTGAGAATTACCTCAATAATCATGAGGCTCCAGAAGAGATTGAATACTATCTCTGTGGACCTCCAATGATGAATGACGCGATTCAAGACATGCTCTTTAATCTCGGCGTAGAGAAAGAAATGATCGCATTTGACGATTTCGGATCTTAA
- a CDS encoding FKBP-type peptidyl-prolyl cis-trans isomerase produces MELVKKDDVLSIEYVISNTQGVILDSSRDQIMHFLFGHGQMPIQIEKHLEGLKLDDMIDFQILASEELYGAYDSRLVFEVSPESFEEGTEIKVGMSFQKGEEMVRVTDISEDKITLDANYPLAGQDLNWSVVVVGLRSANELELEMGKPITEDTNACATKKKATSCGSQGACGHEH; encoded by the coding sequence ATGGAATTAGTGAAGAAAGACGATGTGCTTAGTATCGAGTACGTGATATCCAATACCCAAGGTGTTATTTTAGATTCTTCACGTGATCAAATAATGCATTTCTTATTTGGTCATGGCCAAATGCCCATTCAAATCGAAAAGCATTTAGAAGGCTTGAAGCTTGATGATATGATTGATTTTCAGATCTTGGCAAGTGAAGAACTCTATGGGGCTTATGATAGCCGTTTAGTTTTTGAAGTCAGTCCAGAAAGTTTTGAGGAAGGGACTGAGATCAAAGTGGGTATGAGTTTTCAGAAAGGTGAAGAGATGGTCAGAGTCACAGATATTTCTGAAGATAAAATCACCTTGGATGCCAATTATCCTTTGGCCGGTCAAGATTTGAATTGGAGTGTCGTAGTCGTAGGACTCCGTTCAGCTAATGAACTAGAGTTAGAAATGGGTAAGCCCATTACTGAAGATACTAATGCCTGCGCAACGAAGAAAAAAGCAACCTCTTGTGGCAGTCAAGGGGCTTGTGGTCACGAGCATTAA
- a CDS encoding lactonase family protein, which translates to MCLSLFCLAWSALADKVLVGTHFKENEKGLYSVDLHKAGDLGEVHEIIDRLGTSIVIAKSNTSIIYTCGVGEKKGLIQAYDLKAQKLIGSYSSHDMRPCYLALSHDQKFLLVSNIRHGSVCSIRINDDGTLGALVSKVEVPPKAKRFAPHACVVSPDGDYVFVPDIAGNRLCRLKFDKLSGELKYLDSIASKSFNGPRHMSFDSEGKRAYLVNQMGETITVFTYAEGNLLEVDQVQTLPDDQLDINNHIAEIKIHPSGKFVYVSNRGHNSIALLQRDIKTGMIRFDRCFSSEGEMPWSFAISAKGDFLYCSNNKSNNLVSFKIDQESGHLTYTGKQVSVPNPSSVIYITD; encoded by the coding sequence TTGTGTCTGAGTTTATTCTGCTTAGCTTGGAGTGCCTTGGCGGATAAAGTTCTTGTTGGGACTCATTTTAAAGAAAATGAAAAGGGTCTGTATTCTGTAGATCTTCATAAGGCAGGAGATTTAGGGGAAGTACATGAAATTATTGATCGACTAGGCACAAGTATAGTGATTGCGAAGTCTAATACTTCGATTATTTATACTTGTGGAGTGGGCGAAAAAAAAGGCCTTATTCAAGCCTATGATTTAAAGGCACAGAAATTGATTGGCTCTTATTCGAGTCATGATATGCGTCCTTGTTACTTGGCATTAAGTCACGATCAGAAATTTCTGCTAGTGAGTAATATTCGCCATGGCAGTGTTTGCAGTATTCGCATAAATGATGATGGGACTTTAGGTGCCTTAGTAAGCAAAGTTGAGGTACCTCCAAAAGCGAAACGCTTTGCACCCCATGCTTGTGTGGTATCACCAGATGGAGATTACGTATTTGTTCCCGATATAGCGGGCAATCGTCTTTGTCGCTTAAAATTCGATAAATTAAGTGGTGAACTTAAGTACCTCGATTCAATAGCATCAAAGAGTTTTAATGGCCCACGGCATATGTCTTTTGACTCAGAGGGTAAGCGAGCCTATCTAGTCAATCAAATGGGTGAGACTATAACAGTATTTACTTATGCTGAAGGCAATTTACTCGAAGTGGATCAAGTGCAGACTCTGCCAGATGATCAGCTCGATATTAATAATCATATTGCCGAAATCAAAATTCATCCTTCGGGAAAATTTGTCTATGTCTCCAATCGTGGACATAATAGTATCGCACTTTTACAAAGAGATATAAAAACGGGTATGATTCGTTTTGATCGTTGTTTTAGTAGTGAGGGCGAAATGCCCTGGAGTTTTGCGATTTCCGCAAAAGGCGATTTTCTTTATTGCTCAAATAATAAATCTAATAACTTAGTGAGTTTTAAAATTGATCAAGAAAGTGGTCACTTGACTTACACAGGCAAGCAAGTTTCAGTACCGAATCCCTCATCAGTAATTTATATAACTGATTAA
- a CDS encoding NADP-dependent isocitrate dehydrogenase produces MSKIIYTITDEAPALATHSLLPIIQAYTGKAGVEVETRDISLSARVLANFPDKLTADQKVSDALAELGDLAKTPEANIIKLPNVSASIPQLKATIAELQGQGYDIPNYDESADSKTRYAKVLGSAVNPVLREGNSDRRAPKAVKNYAKTNPHRMGAWAADSKSHVASMSEKDFYGSETSITIPAATTAKIVFNGADGSETVLKDGLALLESEILDSSVLNMAALQAFVVKEIEDAKAQGVLFSLHMKATMMKVSDPIIFGAVVEVFYKDVFEKYGELFAQLAVDTKNGLGDVYAKIADHAQEDEVKAAIEAVYVNRPALAMVDSDRGITNLHVPSDVIIDASMPAMIRTSGQMWNAEGKAQDTKALIPDRCYAGVYQATIEFCKKNGAFDPTTMGSVPNVGLMAQKAEEYGSHDKTFQMAAAGTVSAIDADGTVLLEQTVEAGDIFRMCQVKDAPIRDWVKLAVNRARATGVPAIFWLDENRAHDAQLIQKVEAYLGEHDTDGLTIKILEPIAATEYTLERTKNGEDTISVTGNVLRDYLTDLFPILELGTSAKMLSIVPLMNGGGLFETGAGGSAPKHVQQFEKENHLRWDSLGEFLATAVSLEHLAANFNNPKAQVLAETLDAATSKFLLNDKSPSRKVNELDNRGSHFYLALYWAQELAAQDGDSELKAQFANLANSLSEKEDAIISELNGAQGVAVNLEGYYKPNNAKASEAMRPSATLNAALASL; encoded by the coding sequence ATGTCTAAAATTATCTACACGATAACTGATGAAGCTCCGGCACTCGCCACACATTCACTCCTCCCTATTATTCAAGCTTACACTGGTAAAGCTGGTGTTGAAGTAGAAACTCGTGATATCTCACTTTCTGCTCGCGTTCTTGCCAATTTCCCTGATAAGCTCACAGCTGATCAAAAAGTTAGCGATGCACTTGCTGAACTTGGCGACTTAGCAAAAACTCCAGAAGCTAACATTATCAAACTTCCTAATGTTTCTGCTTCTATCCCCCAGCTCAAAGCTACTATTGCTGAACTTCAAGGTCAGGGTTATGATATCCCTAACTACGACGAAAGCGCTGACTCAAAAACTCGTTATGCAAAAGTTCTCGGTTCTGCAGTAAACCCCGTTTTACGTGAAGGTAACTCAGATCGTCGTGCTCCTAAAGCCGTAAAAAACTACGCAAAAACTAATCCTCACCGCATGGGTGCTTGGGCCGCTGACTCCAAGTCACACGTTGCGAGCATGAGCGAAAAAGATTTCTACGGTAGCGAAACATCTATCACTATCCCTGCAGCAACTACTGCTAAGATCGTTTTCAATGGTGCTGATGGTTCTGAAACTGTCCTAAAAGACGGCCTCGCTTTACTCGAAAGCGAAATTCTCGATTCTTCAGTTCTCAACATGGCGGCTCTCCAAGCTTTCGTTGTAAAAGAAATCGAAGACGCAAAAGCACAAGGCGTTCTTTTCTCTCTTCACATGAAAGCTACGATGATGAAAGTTTCTGACCCGATCATTTTCGGTGCAGTTGTAGAAGTTTTCTACAAAGACGTTTTCGAAAAATATGGTGAGCTCTTTGCTCAACTCGCTGTAGATACTAAGAATGGTCTTGGTGATGTCTACGCAAAAATCGCTGATCACGCTCAAGAAGACGAAGTGAAAGCGGCTATCGAAGCTGTTTATGTTAATCGTCCTGCGCTTGCGATGGTTGACTCCGATCGCGGCATCACTAATCTTCACGTTCCTTCTGACGTTATCATCGATGCTTCTATGCCTGCTATGATCCGTACTTCGGGTCAAATGTGGAATGCCGAAGGCAAAGCACAAGATACTAAAGCACTTATTCCTGATCGTTGTTACGCTGGTGTTTACCAAGCAACTATCGAATTCTGTAAGAAAAATGGTGCGTTTGATCCTACTACAATGGGTAGTGTTCCTAATGTTGGTCTTATGGCTCAAAAAGCTGAAGAATACGGCTCACATGACAAGACTTTCCAAATGGCTGCTGCTGGTACTGTTTCAGCAATTGATGCTGATGGCACTGTTCTTCTCGAACAAACTGTCGAAGCTGGTGACATCTTCCGCATGTGCCAAGTTAAAGATGCTCCGATCCGCGACTGGGTAAAACTTGCTGTTAACCGTGCTCGCGCTACTGGTGTTCCGGCTATTTTCTGGCTCGACGAAAACCGTGCTCACGATGCTCAACTCATTCAAAAAGTTGAAGCTTACCTCGGCGAACACGATACTGATGGTTTAACTATCAAAATTCTCGAACCTATCGCTGCAACTGAGTACACACTCGAAAGAACTAAAAATGGCGAAGACACTATCTCTGTAACTGGTAACGTTCTCCGTGATTACCTCACTGACCTCTTCCCAATTCTCGAGCTTGGCACATCGGCAAAAATGCTCTCTATCGTTCCTCTTATGAATGGTGGCGGACTTTTCGAAACTGGTGCAGGCGGCTCGGCTCCTAAGCACGTTCAGCAGTTCGAAAAAGAAAATCACTTGCGCTGGGACTCACTTGGTGAATTCCTTGCGACTGCCGTTTCTCTCGAGCACCTTGCAGCTAATTTCAACAATCCAAAAGCTCAAGTTCTTGCTGAGACACTCGATGCGGCAACTTCTAAGTTCCTTCTCAACGATAAATCACCTTCACGAAAAGTGAATGAACTCGATAATCGTGGTAGTCACTTCTATCTCGCTCTTTACTGGGCACAAGAGCTTGCTGCACAAGATGGTGACTCTGAACTCAAGGCGCAGTTTGCGAACCTCGCAAATTCACTTTCTGAGAAAGAAGATGCAATCATCAGTGAACTCAATGGCGCTCAAGGTGTAGCAGTAAACCTCGAAGGTTACTACAAGCCGAACAATGCCAAAGCATCTGAAGCAATGCGCCCAAGCGCGACACTCAATGCTGCTTTAGCTAGCCTCTAA
- the dapB gene encoding 4-hydroxy-tetrahydrodipicolinate reductase, which produces MRITVNGSMGKMGATVVEFVEAKDDLTLAGSIDIGTSLAESLASNPADVVVDFTRPEIRMETVKAILFGGAAAVVGTTGFTPTDLDQIREWVKETGKGCFIAPNFIIGNVLMQQFAKKAAEYYDYAEIIEYHHENKVDFPSGTAVKTAELMCENNKTFNPKTNDLVANVEGARGGDFEGIKLHAVRMPGFVASQEVILGAPGQYLTIRHDSIERTSYMPGVYMASKHIKDRAELVYGLEHIL; this is translated from the coding sequence ATGCGCATTACTGTAAATGGTTCCATGGGAAAAATGGGTGCGACAGTTGTCGAATTCGTTGAAGCGAAAGATGATTTAACGCTCGCTGGAAGTATTGATATCGGCACATCATTAGCTGAGTCTCTCGCTTCTAACCCTGCTGACGTGGTGGTTGATTTCACCCGCCCTGAAATCAGAATGGAAACAGTCAAAGCCATCTTATTTGGTGGTGCTGCTGCTGTTGTAGGAACCACTGGTTTCACTCCAACTGATTTAGATCAAATCCGGGAATGGGTCAAAGAAACTGGTAAAGGCTGTTTTATTGCTCCCAATTTCATAATTGGCAATGTCCTCATGCAACAATTTGCAAAAAAAGCTGCTGAGTACTACGACTACGCTGAAATCATTGAGTACCACCACGAAAACAAAGTGGATTTCCCTTCAGGAACCGCAGTCAAAACTGCTGAACTCATGTGTGAAAATAACAAGACTTTCAATCCCAAGACCAATGACCTCGTTGCCAATGTAGAAGGCGCACGTGGTGGTGATTTTGAAGGAATTAAACTTCACGCAGTTCGCATGCCCGGCTTTGTTGCCTCCCAAGAAGTTATTCTTGGAGCTCCCGGCCAATACTTGACCATTCGTCACGATAGCATCGAACGTACGAGCTATATGCCCGGCGTCTACATGGCCTCTAAGCACATCAAAGATCGTGCTGAACTCGTCTATGGCCTAGAACACATACTTTAA
- a CDS encoding DNA topoisomerase IV subunit A: protein MDNDTPQDPEMNTDEPIADIIHSNAAEFNPLHSKIGFNPFGNHLNRMMTGYFMDYASYVIKDRAIPDIDDGLKPVQRRILHTLFKANDGKYHKVANIVGDCMKYHPHGDSSIYGALVNIANKEYFIDKQGNFGNILTGDNASAARYIECRLTPLALEVMFNPETTNFIDSYDGRNLEPLCLPAKVPSLLMSGTEGIAVGMATKIMPHNFNELLKAQIKILRGQRFEILPDFLSGGIMDATNYDLGNGKLIVRAKIEVLNHKTLVIKEVPPGTTTESLMSSIEDAAKAGKIKISSIQDYTAESVEIEINLSRGVQADWALDALYAFTQCEVSLSPNITVIKNNCPVEVHVGEILYHNTQTLVNILRWELLNEQNKLNEKYHDRTLERIFIEERIYKRIEECTSQPEVLAAVRTGLNPFLDQLRRDISEEDIDRLLRIPIRRISLFDISKNNKELEEILKALKEVAFSLDNLKDHTINFIKNLLAKYGKLYPRLTEIKSIEKVDAKEIAVANVKLGYDKVGGYIGTQINNGNHIKCTEFDRIIILTKDGKFKVTNISDKLFVGRFTEIFVVDKEQIYSVIYTDKKSGLSYHKRCKINKFILDKEYLLFPKGNKLELIDSHYGIVLDCHLEDTSRSKGLTAELIFDDVPIRSATAKGFKTASRAITKFLKKKRGSESKTEIEAEAKQAETETEEEEKNNNTWKAPKINFTQNEVEEAAAEAAKIKAEELEVLETKRLADSVKSNENRSPIIEEKTAPSNDDEVSNDTEAEEVTPEAKEPELELISETEVEKSDTDIMGGGTTTFVRKIDPDSTFSLEP from the coding sequence ATGGATAACGATACCCCGCAAGATCCAGAGATGAATACGGACGAGCCCATTGCCGACATCATCCATTCAAATGCCGCTGAGTTTAATCCACTTCATTCCAAAATTGGTTTCAATCCCTTCGGTAATCATCTCAATCGTATGATGACCGGCTACTTCATGGATTACGCTTCTTACGTGATCAAAGACCGAGCGATTCCCGATATCGATGACGGGCTCAAACCCGTTCAACGTCGTATTCTACATACTCTCTTCAAGGCGAATGACGGCAAGTACCACAAAGTCGCCAATATCGTTGGTGATTGCATGAAGTATCACCCTCACGGTGACAGTTCAATCTATGGTGCACTCGTCAATATCGCAAACAAAGAATATTTCATCGACAAACAAGGTAATTTTGGTAACATCCTCACAGGCGATAACGCCTCCGCAGCTCGTTATATTGAATGTCGACTCACCCCACTCGCCCTCGAAGTTATGTTCAATCCCGAAACCACAAATTTCATCGATAGCTATGATGGTCGTAACCTAGAACCACTCTGCCTACCCGCCAAGGTCCCTTCACTCTTAATGAGTGGCACTGAGGGCATTGCCGTTGGTATGGCGACCAAGATCATGCCGCACAATTTCAACGAGTTGCTGAAAGCGCAAATTAAGATCCTTCGTGGTCAGCGCTTCGAAATCCTTCCTGATTTCCTCTCTGGCGGTATCATGGATGCCACTAATTATGATTTGGGCAATGGCAAACTCATCGTGCGCGCCAAAATCGAAGTACTCAATCACAAGACTCTCGTGATTAAAGAAGTTCCTCCTGGTACTACCACCGAATCACTCATGAGCTCAATTGAGGATGCCGCCAAAGCGGGCAAGATCAAAATCTCCTCTATCCAGGATTACACCGCCGAAAGCGTCGAGATCGAAATCAATCTTTCACGTGGTGTTCAAGCTGATTGGGCACTCGATGCTTTGTACGCTTTCACGCAATGCGAAGTATCACTAAGTCCCAATATCACGGTTATCAAAAACAATTGCCCTGTCGAAGTTCACGTTGGTGAAATCCTTTACCACAATACCCAAACCCTTGTCAATATACTGCGCTGGGAATTGCTCAATGAGCAAAACAAACTCAATGAAAAATATCACGACCGCACCCTGGAACGCATTTTTATTGAAGAGCGCATCTACAAACGCATTGAAGAGTGCACCAGTCAGCCCGAAGTATTAGCTGCCGTTCGCACAGGCCTAAACCCTTTCTTAGATCAACTCAGACGCGATATTTCAGAAGAAGATATCGATCGACTTCTCAGAATCCCTATTCGTCGCATCTCACTTTTCGATATTAGCAAAAACAACAAAGAACTTGAAGAAATTTTAAAGGCCTTGAAAGAAGTGGCCTTCAGTCTTGATAACCTCAAAGATCATACCATTAACTTTATCAAAAACCTCCTCGCAAAATACGGGAAGCTATATCCACGCCTCACTGAAATTAAGAGTATTGAAAAAGTTGACGCCAAAGAGATTGCTGTAGCAAATGTAAAACTCGGTTACGATAAAGTCGGTGGCTATATCGGCACACAAATCAATAATGGCAATCACATCAAATGTACCGAATTCGATCGCATCATCATCCTTACAAAGGATGGAAAATTCAAAGTCACTAATATCTCTGACAAGCTCTTCGTGGGTCGCTTCACCGAAATCTTCGTGGTCGATAAAGAACAAATTTATTCAGTCATTTATACCGATAAAAAATCGGGACTCTCCTACCACAAGCGCTGTAAAATTAACAAATTCATTCTCGATAAAGAGTACCTACTCTTCCCCAAGGGCAACAAGCTCGAACTCATCGACAGCCATTACGGCATTGTCCTAGATTGCCATCTGGAAGATACGTCGCGTTCAAAAGGTCTTACGGCTGAGCTTATTTTTGATGATGTCCCTATTCGTTCCGCTACAGCCAAAGGCTTTAAAACAGCTTCGCGCGCCATCACCAAGTTCCTCAAAAAGAAACGTGGTTCAGAAAGCAAAACGGAAATAGAAGCGGAGGCCAAGCAAGCTGAAACTGAGACCGAAGAAGAAGAAAAAAACAACAATACTTGGAAAGCTCCAAAAATTAACTTCACACAAAATGAAGTTGAAGAAGCCGCTGCAGAAGCCGCGAAAATCAAAGCAGAAGAACTTGAAGTTCTGGAAACTAAACGTCTTGCGGATAGCGTAAAATCTAACGAAAATCGCTCACCAATCATTGAAGAAAAAACCGCACCATCTAATGACGATGAAGTGAGTAATGATACCGAAGCGGAAGAAGTCACCCCTGAAGCCAAAGAACCTGAGTTGGAATTAATAAGCGAGACCGAAGTGGAAAAAAGCGATACTGATATCATGGGTGGTGGCACAACTACTTTTGTACGTAAAATCGACCCTGACTCTACCTTTTCACTGGAACCTTAA